A single Deltaproteobacteria bacterium DNA region contains:
- a CDS encoding type II toxin-antitoxin system VapC family toxin: MKLLLDTHIVLWAAGQPERLSESARTLLTTPENILFFSVASIWEIVIKRGLGRDDFKVNPRRLRDMLIAHGYSELPVGAEHVLAVESLPPMHKDPFDRLLLAQARTEGMILLTVDASVSQYKESVLTV; the protein is encoded by the coding sequence GTGAAACTGCTCTTGGATACCCATATCGTCCTGTGGGCTGCAGGCCAACCGGAAAGGCTCTCGGAATCAGCCCGAACGCTCCTGACAACGCCTGAAAATATCTTGTTTTTCAGCGTGGCCAGCATATGGGAGATCGTTATCAAGCGTGGGCTGGGGCGCGACGACTTCAAGGTGAATCCACGACGCCTGAGGGACATGCTGATCGCGCATGGTTACTCCGAGTTGCCTGTTGGCGCAGAGCATGTCCTTGCCGTCGAATCACTCCCGCCGATGCACAAAGACCCGTTTGATCGCCTGTTGCTCGCCCAGGCCCGAACAGAGGGGATGATTCTCCTCACAGTTGACGCATCCGTTTCCCAATACAAAGAATCCGTGCTGACCGTCTAA
- a CDS encoding type II toxin-antitoxin system prevent-host-death family antitoxin — MQTVNIHEAKTHLSRLVDEAAKGNVFIIAKAGKPMVKVLPLSGEEPDTTKKLGFMSGEIAVPDDFDSLGAKEITDLFEGKPS, encoded by the coding sequence ATGCAGACCGTCAATATCCACGAGGCAAAAACACATCTATCGCGGCTGGTGGACGAGGCTGCCAAGGGAAATGTTTTTATCATTGCCAAGGCCGGGAAGCCGATGGTCAAGGTGTTACCGCTGTCCGGTGAGGAACCGGATACAACTAAAAAGCTGGGCTTTATGTCGGGTGAGATTGCGGTTCCGGATGATTTTGATTCTCTTGGGGCAAAGGAAATCACCGATCTGTTTGAAGGTAAGCCATCGTGA